The Euphorbia lathyris chromosome 3, ddEupLath1.1, whole genome shotgun sequence genome contains a region encoding:
- the LOC136224153 gene encoding fasciclin-like arabinogalactan protein 14 → MSSLCSLLILFFSFFLLFSTVTAFDISKILGDDSDFSSFNAALAQTRLAADINNRQTITVLVVANSKLSALSGKSTEMMRKILSVHVILDYFDADRFKSLPNKTSTLTTLFQSSGLAKGQEGFVNVTEKDGKVLLGSAVKGSNIDITVVKSVFAQPFNISVLQISDAILPPISSSPSKAPAKAPSPSKSKAPASGPAPASAESPEAADTPAGSPPAPAMAPGSLDSPIASPPGPLADGPAADSPSAKSWAIVGKDTSLTMLLVAISSAWVVAKTI, encoded by the coding sequence atgtctTCTTTGTGTTCGCTTTTAATTCTATTTTTCTCATTCTTTCTTCTATTCTCTACTGTTACAGCCTTTGATATCAGTAAGATCTTAGGTGATGATTCAGATTTCAGCAGCTTCAATGCTGCGTTAGCACAAACCAGATTAGCAGCCGACATCAATAACCGCCAAACAATCACTGTTCTTGTTGTTGCCAACAGCAAATTATCGGCTCTTTCAGGAAAATCAACAGAAATGATGAGAAAGATACTGAGTGTCCATGTCATTTTGGATTATTTTGATGCAGATAGGTTCAAAAGTTTGCCTAACAAAACCTCTACTCTTACCACTCTTTTCCAATCCAGTGGCTTAGCCAAGGGTCAAGAAGGCTTCGTCAATGTCACCGAAAAGGACGGCAAAGTTCTTTTGGGTTCCGCCGTTAAAGGATCAAATATCGATATTACCGTCGTTAAATCTGTCTTTGCCCAACCCTTTAATATTTCCGTTTTGCAGATTAGCGACGCTATTCTTCCACCAATAAGTTCTTCGCCATCCAAAGCACCCGCTAAGGCACCTTCGCCCTCCAAATCAAAGGCTCCGGCTAGTGGTCCGGCTCCTGCTAGTGCTGAGTCACCAGAAGCCGCGGACACACCCGCAGGATCTCCTCCTGCTCCTGCTATGGCACCAGGATCTCTAGATTCTCCAATAGCATCTCCTCCGGGGCCGTTAGCAGATGGTCCTGCGGCGGATTCTCCTTCCGCCAAGAGTTGGGCTATTGTTGGAAAGGACACTAGTCTTACTATGCTGCTTGTTGCTATCTCTTCAGCTTGGGTTGTGGCCAAGacgatttga
- the LOC136224850 gene encoding putative glucose-6-phosphate 1-epimerase, protein MSSDNRFVEQIKGINGLDKIILREVRGCSAEVYLYGGQVTSWKNEHREELLFVSSKAIFKPPKAIRGGIPICFPQFGIGPLDRHGFARNRLWTIDKDPPPFQTSSSHRAFVDLILKQTEEEVKTWPHSYEFRLRITLGPAGDLMLTSRIRNTNTDGKSFTFAFAYNTYFNVTDISEVRVEGLETLDYLDNLRDRERFTEQGDAITFESEVDKVYLSTPTKIAILDHERKRTFVLRKDGLPDAVVWNPWDKKAKTMSDLGDGDYKHMLCVEAACIEKPITLKPGEEWKGRQELSVVPSSYCSGQLDPRIALNF, encoded by the exons ATGTCTAGCGACAACAGGTTTGTGGAGCAAATAAAGGGCATTAATGGTCTTGACAAGATAATCTTGCGTGAGGTTCGTGGTTGCTCTGCTGAG GTGTACTTATATGGAGGTCAAGTCACATCTTGGAAGAATGAGCATCGAGAAGAATTGCTTTTTGTCAGTAGCAAG GCAATATTTAAGCCTCCCAAGGCGATACGTGGTGGTATTCCAATCTGTTTTCCTCAA TTTGGTATTGGTCCACTTGATCGACATGGATTTGCTAGGAACAGGTTGTGGACGATTGATAAAGATCCCCCTCCTTTTCAAACAAGCTCTTCCCATAGGGCATTCGTTGACTTAATACTTAAGCAGACTGAAGAAGAAGTTAAGACTTGGCCTCACAG CTATGAGTTTCGTCTTAGGATAACTCTAGGGCCAGCAGGAGATTTAATGTTGACCTCACGCATTCGAAATACAAATACTGATGGGAAGTCATTCACGTTTGCATTTGCCTACAACACCTATTTTAATGTCACGGATATCAG TGAAGTACGCGTAGAAGGACTTGAAACATTGGATTATCTAGATAACTTGAGGGATAGAGAGCGTTTCACTGAACAGGGGGATGCAATAACATTTGAATCAGAA GTAGATAAAGTATATCTCAGTACACCTACCAAAATTGCTATATTGGACCATGAAAGGAAAAGAACGTTTGTGTTGCGGAAAGATGGACTTCCTGATGCTG TGGTCTGGAATCCTTGGGATAAGAAAGCAAAGACCATGTCTGATCTTGGTGATGGTGATTACAAGCATATGCTCTGCGTAGAGGCAGCTTGTATAGAAAAGCCTATTACTTTAAAACCTGGCGAAGAATGGAAAGGAAGACAAGAGCTTTCTGTTGTTCCATCCAGTTATTGCAGTGGACAACTTGATCCACGAATAGCACTAAATTTTTAG